The genomic interval TCCCCTACACAGCCACGGGCCCGGACATCGATGCGTTCGGCGCCGCCCTGCTCGCGCACGCGCCCCGGCTGTACATAACAAATTCCGGCATCCACAACCCCAGCGGAGCCACCCTGTCGCCGGTCACCGCGCACAGGCTGCTAAAACTGGCCGATACCTCTAGCCTCGTGATTGTCGAGGACGACATCTTCGGGGATTTCGAGACCAATCCCGCGCCACGGCTGTCTGCCTTCGATGGCCTCTCTCGTGTCATCCAGATAGGCAGCTTTTCCAAGACCATCTCCGCTTCGGTTCGATGCGGCTACATTGCTGCGCGTGGTGAATGGATCGAGAGCCTGGTCGACCTCAAGATTGCGACTACATTCGGAGGAGGACGGTTGGCCGCGGACATCATCCATCACGCTATTACCGATAGCGGCTACCGAAAACACATGGAGAGTGTGCGCCTTCGGTTGGCCGAGGCAATGGACAAGACAGTAGCGAGGCTTCAGGCCATTGGGATCAAACCCTGGATAATTCCCAAGGCAGGCCTGTACGTCTGGTGCCAACTGCCTCAAGGCAAGGATGCAGCAACCCTGGCCAGAACCTGTCTGAATGACGGGGTAGTGCTGGCGCCCGGAAATGCTTTTAGCCAGTCCATGACTGCGGGTGACTTTCTCCGCTTTAACGTTGCTCAATCGGGTGATGCCAGAATCTACGACGTGTTGAAACGGGCCCTGAGTGGTTAGTCGCCGGCCCCATTCCGTGCCTCAGGCCAGATAACAGCCTGCGCCACGATCACATTTTTGCCATTGAACGTGAGTGCAGGCGAGCCATGAAGTTGATACCCCAGCTTCAAGGCATCACTGACCCTATGGCAAAAGGAAGCGTCATCGGGGCCAGTCAGCACTCGGTAAATCGGCAGCCCATCCGGTGGTTGAGTCATCTGTTCGGACCATGCAGAAGTGGTGTGTTCTTCAAGAGTACTGCCAACTGCCAGGCCACCGCTACGCGCCAGTTCACTTCCAACCTGTCCAGACCTTCACAGGCTAGGACGCGGCTAAAGATGCAGACAATAAAGCTAACGTACGCCTTAACGCTACGACGCCCGCGATAAAAAAATTAGATATCTCATTAAAGAAATCCCGCAGGCGCTGGCTGGGCCATGGGATTAGAGTCGCCCTCACGCCGTAGTCCGGCGGGGTGATTGCTGCTGGGCCGTAGCGCTCTGGAAGCCCTACCGCAACCCGGCGCAATTCACACCAATACAAGAACAAAGGTGACCACGCATGCCCAAGCCGCCTGTCGATGCCCCTATCGATGTCAAAGACTGGATCGATAACCGCCCCCTTGCTGCCTACCAGTGGCTGATCCTGTCGCTGTGCTTCCTGATCGTGCTGTTCGATGGCTTCGATGTCGCCGTCATGGGGTTTATCGCGCCTTCGCTGATGCAGGACTGG from Pseudomonas fortuita carries:
- a CDS encoding aminotransferase-like domain-containing protein is translated as MKRNGTRIQTVMGQIQSRIAARTYTPGARIPSVRAMAQTMQVSVSTVLEAYERLMAQGVLSSRPGSGFYVAGPVAPLALTDLGPKLDREVDPLWISRQALETSSDALKPGCGWLPPSWMYEAGMRKALRTVARSDTAKLTEYASPLGHPPLRQFLSRRLAAAGIEAPLEQIMLTESGTHAIDLVCRFLLEPGDTVLVDDPCYFNFHALLKAHRVKIVGVPYTATGPDIDAFGAALLAHAPRLYITNSGIHNPSGATLSPVTAHRLLKLADTSSLVIVEDDIFGDFETNPAPRLSAFDGLSRVIQIGSFSKTISASVRCGYIAARGEWIESLVDLKIATTFGGGRLAADIIHHAITDSGYRKHMESVRLRLAEAMDKTVARLQAIGIKPWIIPKAGLYVWCQLPQGKDAATLARTCLNDGVVLAPGNAFSQSMTAGDFLRFNVAQSGDARIYDVLKRALSG
- a CDS encoding DUF1737 domain-containing protein, whose translation is MTQPPDGLPIYRVLTGPDDASFCHRVSDALKLGYQLHGSPALTFNGKNVIVAQAVIWPEARNGAGD